Proteins from a genomic interval of Stenotrophomonas sp. WZN-1:
- a CDS encoding arginyltransferase, with protein sequence MAIHGDRDDELRLFQTGEHPCGYWSDRVARDLVLDPHDRRLGGLYPLALSWGFRRSGDLVYRPHCAHCQACVAVRIPVARFAPDRSQRRCAARNDDLEVRITAATARDDLFALYHRYLTHRHANGGMDDHGPHEFEQFLIGSWSHTRFMEMRLPGHDGQPSQLLGVAVTDVTEHGLSAVYTFFDPDHAARGLGTFAILQQIEWARREGLPHVYLGYWIRGHQKMDYKRRFHPLEAYDGRRWHDFDKDLDGR encoded by the coding sequence ATGGCGATACATGGCGACAGAGACGACGAACTGCGACTTTTCCAGACCGGCGAGCACCCCTGCGGGTACTGGTCGGACCGGGTGGCGCGCGACCTGGTGCTGGATCCGCACGATCGCCGCCTTGGCGGCCTGTACCCGCTGGCACTGAGCTGGGGCTTCCGCCGCAGCGGCGACCTGGTCTACCGGCCGCATTGCGCGCACTGCCAGGCCTGCGTGGCGGTGCGCATCCCGGTGGCGCGCTTCGCCCCGGACCGCAGCCAGCGCCGTTGTGCCGCCCGCAATGACGACCTGGAGGTGCGGATCACCGCCGCCACCGCCCGCGACGACCTGTTCGCGCTGTACCACCGCTACCTCACCCACCGCCACGCCAACGGCGGCATGGACGACCACGGCCCGCACGAGTTCGAGCAGTTCCTGATCGGCAGCTGGTCACACACCCGCTTCATGGAGATGCGCCTGCCCGGCCACGACGGCCAGCCCAGCCAACTGCTGGGGGTGGCGGTGACCGACGTCACCGAGCACGGCCTGTCGGCGGTCTACACCTTCTTCGACCCGGACCACGCCGCGCGCGGGCTGGGTACCTTCGCGATCCTGCAGCAGATTGAATGGGCGCGTCGCGAGGGCCTGCCACACGTGTATCTGGGCTACTGGATCCGCGGCCACCAGAAGATGGACTACAAGCGCCGCTTCCATCCGCTGGAGGCCTACGACGGTCGCCGCTGGCACGATTTCGACAAGGATCTGGACGGGCGCTGA
- a CDS encoding EF-hand domain-containing protein: MIRTPLLLALLLGTSASGIALAADTPTTPAQRPAKLDTNGDGVIDRSEAAANPRLAAKFDELDKNKDGKLSRDELPRWQHGRRGHGGERWARLDVNKDGRISREEAKADPRLAARFDQLDLNKDGYLDKADRELRMKQRRDAWFAAADTNKDGQLSKAEFDAAKGPMHGGPRHGGPRDGAAPKPQR; encoded by the coding sequence ATGATCCGTACCCCCCTGCTGCTGGCCCTGCTGCTCGGCACCTCCGCTTCCGGTATCGCGCTGGCGGCCGACACCCCGACCACGCCGGCGCAGCGCCCGGCCAAGCTGGACACCAACGGCGACGGCGTGATCGACCGCAGCGAGGCCGCTGCCAACCCGCGCCTGGCCGCGAAGTTCGACGAGCTGGACAAGAACAAGGACGGCAAGCTCTCGCGCGATGAGCTGCCGCGCTGGCAGCATGGCCGCCGTGGCCACGGCGGTGAGCGCTGGGCCAGGCTGGACGTCAACAAGGATGGCCGCATCAGCCGCGAGGAAGCCAAGGCCGACCCGCGCCTGGCCGCGCGCTTCGACCAGCTCGATCTCAACAAGGACGGTTACCTGGACAAGGCCGACCGCGAACTGCGCATGAAGCAGCGCCGTGACGCCTGGTTCGCTGCCGCTGACACCAACAAGGACGGCCAGCTGAGCAAGGCCGAGTTCGATGCGGCCAAGGGCCCGATGCACGGTGGCCCGCGCCACGGCGGTCCGCGCGATGGCGCCGCGCCGAAGCCGCAGCGCTGA
- a CDS encoding sigma-70 family RNA polymerase sigma factor, whose translation MTTFAASIDQTLERELPAAAGGCQHAYGRIVLACQNTVTAIALAITRDRQASEDIAQEAFVKGWQQLHQLRSSTSFLPWLRQITRNLARDWLRAQRGRPLTGEAAEVAMGMAADPGPGAADRLQRVEEEIAAEDIISALPADSREVLLLYYREGQRSQQVADLLGLSDAAVRKRLSRARALVRDGLLQRFGEFARSSAPSAAFATAVVSMVLVAAPGTASAAVLLGTGVGIGGSKLGLGGASVAGGTAMGSLTATLGQLHVLPVESWGAIAGGVVGGAVGSYLGARFLMSYAETEQERTQVRGFVRLNTGTGLAWCLVMLLAALLQVPMWSQLLLLALGLGVVNYQCLVSLQRVMAPMIARDSARRGRSGTNWKYESMYGRTGIIGANVFVIGLVVYTLMRSGRL comes from the coding sequence ATGACGACGTTCGCCGCATCGATCGACCAGACCCTGGAACGCGAACTGCCGGCCGCCGCCGGCGGCTGCCAGCATGCCTATGGCCGCATCGTGCTGGCCTGCCAGAACACGGTCACCGCCATCGCGCTGGCCATTACCCGCGACCGCCAGGCCAGCGAGGACATCGCCCAGGAAGCGTTCGTGAAGGGCTGGCAGCAGCTGCACCAGCTGCGCAGCTCGACCAGCTTCCTGCCGTGGCTGCGGCAGATCACCCGCAACCTGGCCCGCGACTGGCTGCGCGCGCAGCGCGGCCGGCCACTGACCGGCGAGGCTGCCGAAGTGGCGATGGGCATGGCCGCCGACCCGGGCCCGGGCGCGGCCGACCGCCTGCAACGGGTGGAAGAGGAAATCGCCGCCGAGGACATCATTTCCGCGTTGCCGGCGGACAGCCGCGAAGTCCTGCTGCTGTACTACCGCGAAGGCCAACGCTCGCAGCAGGTGGCCGACCTGCTTGGGCTCAGTGACGCCGCCGTGCGCAAGCGTCTGTCGCGCGCACGCGCCCTGGTGCGCGACGGCCTGCTGCAGCGCTTCGGTGAATTCGCGCGCAGCAGCGCGCCGAGCGCCGCGTTCGCCACCGCCGTGGTGTCGATGGTACTGGTGGCCGCACCCGGCACGGCCAGTGCTGCGGTGCTGCTCGGCACCGGTGTGGGCATCGGCGGCAGCAAGCTTGGCCTCGGCGGTGCCAGCGTTGCGGGCGGCACTGCGATGGGCTCGCTGACTGCCACGCTGGGCCAGCTGCACGTGCTGCCCGTCGAAAGCTGGGGAGCCATCGCCGGCGGCGTGGTGGGCGGCGCGGTCGGCAGCTATCTCGGTGCCCGCTTCCTGATGTCATATGCCGAAACCGAACAAGAACGCACGCAGGTGCGAGGCTTTGTGCGCCTCAACACCGGTACGGGCCTGGCCTGGTGCCTGGTGATGCTGCTGGCGGCGCTGCTTCAGGTCCCGATGTGGAGCCAGTTGCTGCTGTTGGCACTGGGCCTGGGGGTGGTCAACTACCAGTGTCTGGTGTCGCTGCAGCGCGTGATGGCACCAATGATCGCGCGCGATTCGGCGCGGCGCGGTCGCAGTGGAACCAACTGGAAATACGAATCCATGTATGGGCGCACAGGCATCATCGGGGCGAACGTATTCGTTATCGGTCTGGTGGTGTATACGCTGATGCGCAGCGGCCGCCTGTAA
- a CDS encoding pathogenicity-like protein, which translates to MRQIFSSQRVETVEGVAELLREHGIDVKVTNGRSYKTRRRGQFSYTDLGNANAYPAVWIVRADDQPRAREILREARLLDTTRRDHPTAEFAFRDAPEQSSRGRSWAWRIRIALLVVIAGVALVIGLRHRGVPAPTAPAPAPQAQPQQGQPAPQAAPEEEEARVRIQPAK; encoded by the coding sequence ATGCGCCAGATCTTCAGCAGCCAGCGCGTGGAAACCGTCGAAGGCGTCGCCGAGCTCCTGCGCGAGCATGGCATCGACGTCAAGGTGACCAACGGGCGCTCGTACAAGACCCGCCGCCGCGGCCAGTTCAGCTATACCGACCTGGGCAACGCCAACGCCTATCCAGCGGTGTGGATCGTGCGCGCCGACGACCAGCCGCGCGCGCGTGAAATCCTGCGCGAGGCGCGTCTGCTCGACACCACCCGCCGCGACCATCCGACCGCCGAATTCGCCTTCCGCGACGCGCCGGAACAGAGCAGCCGTGGCCGCAGCTGGGCCTGGCGCATCCGCATCGCCCTGCTGGTGGTGATCGCCGGCGTGGCGCTGGTGATCGGCCTGCGCCATCGCGGTGTCCCGGCTCCGACGGCTCCGGCGCCTGCCCCGCAGGCGCAGCCGCAGCAGGGGCAACCGGCCCCGCAAGCCGCACCGGAAGAGGAAGAAGCCCGGGTCCGCATCCAGCCCGCGAAGTAA
- the tesB gene encoding acyl-CoA thioesterase II produces MNDTPEPVVSELIDLLTLERLEDNLFRGQSRDIGTKYVFGGQVLGQALAAAQATVDNGRHVHSLHAYFLRAGNIDHPIVYDVDRTRDGGSFSVRRVTAIQHGKVIFFCAASFQQAETGAEHQHKMPEVPQPEDIEPNRPLPAEVLERLPIKVQRWLSRGGPFEFRHVYPRDELNPPKRPPYHQVWLRLSEPVGDAPELHQALLAYASDFHLLGTATFPHGISYYHPHVQMASLDHAIWFHRPFRADDWLLYSLDSPSAQDSRGLARGQFFTRNGVLVASTAQEGLIRVVPDQAAAAAVPAKD; encoded by the coding sequence TTGAACGACACGCCCGAACCCGTCGTCTCCGAGCTGATCGACCTGCTCACGCTGGAGCGGCTGGAGGACAACCTGTTCCGCGGGCAGAGCCGCGACATCGGCACCAAGTACGTGTTCGGCGGGCAGGTGCTGGGCCAGGCGCTGGCCGCAGCCCAGGCCACGGTCGACAACGGCCGCCACGTGCACTCGCTGCACGCTTACTTCCTGCGCGCCGGCAACATCGACCACCCGATCGTCTACGACGTGGACCGTACCCGCGACGGCGGCAGCTTCTCGGTGCGCCGGGTCACCGCGATCCAGCACGGCAAGGTGATCTTCTTCTGCGCGGCCTCGTTCCAGCAGGCCGAGACCGGCGCCGAGCACCAGCACAAGATGCCCGAAGTGCCGCAGCCGGAAGACATCGAACCGAACCGGCCGCTGCCGGCCGAAGTACTGGAACGCCTGCCGATCAAGGTGCAACGCTGGCTGTCGCGCGGCGGCCCGTTCGAGTTCCGCCACGTCTACCCGCGTGACGAACTGAACCCACCCAAGCGCCCGCCGTACCACCAGGTGTGGCTGCGCCTGAGCGAGCCGGTCGGAGATGCGCCGGAGCTGCACCAGGCGCTGCTGGCCTACGCCTCCGACTTCCACCTGCTGGGCACTGCAACCTTCCCGCACGGCATCAGCTACTACCACCCGCACGTGCAGATGGCCTCGCTCGACCACGCGATCTGGTTCCACCGCCCGTTCCGCGCCGACGACTGGCTGCTGTACTCGCTGGACAGCCCCAGCGCGCAGGATTCGCGCGGCCTGGCCCGCGGCCAGTTCTTCACCCGCAATGGCGTGCTGGTGGCCAGCACCGCGCAGGAAGGCCTGATCCGCGTGGTTCCCGACCAGGCAGCGGCCGCCGCCGTGCCGGCCAAGGATTGA
- a CDS encoding enoyl-CoA hydratase/isomerase family protein, which translates to MTTLIEVINHGPIRELRLARPPVNALDTELCRQLIHAIELAMAEDAHGIVLSGSERIFTGGMDVPHLLSHGDDKHKLLDTWNAFFGAVRTLAESRIPVVAAITGHAPAGGCVLALCCDYRVMARSADPSRPYAIGLNEVQVGLIAPEGIQRLLRRAVGVHRAGVLLTTGSLVPAEQAVQIGLVDELAEGDLVVARAVAWLQNLLKQPRQPMLLTRAIARADLHVALQPDLIQLDRFVEAWFAPDAQNALQALVARLGK; encoded by the coding sequence ATGACGACGCTCATCGAGGTGATCAACCATGGCCCCATCCGCGAACTGCGCCTGGCGCGGCCGCCGGTCAACGCACTGGACACCGAACTGTGCCGGCAGTTGATCCATGCCATCGAGCTGGCCATGGCCGAAGACGCGCATGGCATCGTACTGTCGGGCAGCGAGCGCATCTTCACCGGCGGCATGGACGTGCCACACCTGCTCTCGCACGGCGATGACAAGCACAAGCTGTTGGACACCTGGAACGCCTTCTTTGGCGCCGTGCGCACACTGGCCGAGAGCCGCATCCCGGTGGTCGCGGCGATCACCGGCCACGCCCCGGCGGGTGGCTGCGTACTGGCCCTGTGCTGCGACTACCGGGTAATGGCGCGCAGCGCTGACCCGTCGCGGCCGTATGCCATCGGCCTGAACGAGGTGCAGGTGGGCCTGATCGCACCGGAGGGCATCCAGCGCCTGCTGCGCCGTGCGGTGGGCGTGCACCGCGCCGGCGTCCTGCTGACCACCGGTTCGCTGGTACCGGCCGAACAGGCGGTGCAGATCGGCCTTGTGGACGAGCTGGCCGAAGGCGACCTGGTGGTGGCGCGTGCCGTGGCCTGGCTGCAGAACCTGCTCAAGCAGCCGCGCCAGCCGATGCTGCTGACCCGTGCGATTGCCCGTGCGGACCTGCACGTGGCGCTGCAGCCGGACCTGATCCAGCTCGACCGTTTCGTCGAGGCCTGGTTCGCCCCGGATGCGCAGAACGCGCTGCAGGCACTGGTGGCCCGCCTCGGCAAGTAA
- a CDS encoding copper chaperone PCu(A)C has protein sequence MITKPFVGVLLVLCAAAAWASAAESGCVTVEQGWARLPPNPAMPMTAGYGVIHNGCSKAVAITGATSSSFDDVSLHETTIADGVSRMRAIERLPLAPGARAELKPGGLHLMLMQGKGALKEGQVVPLRLQLDGGGEASATLTVRKAAP, from the coding sequence ATGATAACCAAACCATTCGTTGGCGTACTGTTGGTTCTGTGTGCGGCCGCAGCATGGGCCTCCGCCGCGGAATCTGGCTGCGTCACGGTGGAGCAGGGTTGGGCGCGGCTGCCACCGAATCCGGCGATGCCGATGACCGCCGGCTATGGCGTGATCCACAACGGCTGCAGCAAGGCGGTGGCGATTACCGGCGCGACCAGCAGCAGCTTCGATGATGTGTCGCTGCACGAGACCACGATCGCGGATGGGGTCAGCCGGATGCGCGCAATCGAGCGACTGCCGCTGGCGCCGGGTGCACGTGCCGAGCTCAAGCCCGGCGGCCTGCACCTGATGTTGATGCAGGGCAAAGGTGCGCTGAAGGAGGGGCAGGTGGTGCCGCTACGGCTGCAGCTGGACGGCGGTGGCGAAGCGAGCGCGACGCTGACGGTGCGCAAGGCCGCCCCGTGA
- a CDS encoding enolase — translation MIHQTELSDLLPGMVPFPTDVFPADQAWLGQHLLPLLKIDLGVLRPELAGQVATMLCPIEPYDGCIGETTEEHHNDFTGTNWIAFELTAGNEMRFLGNEGYFIGDAAQDKDAQEHIAQMRDSYAKARDYHATHGRLACYSRYGKGEASERDYLDTLGGQISCGNWIETADIPNAFTLEFTDAANDRHAPDDAELAIIRRDGNAFFAVAEVAGYNWCATGADAIVMLYEPESRTVLFSYDWT, via the coding sequence ATGATCCACCAGACTGAACTGAGCGACCTGCTGCCCGGCATGGTCCCCTTCCCCACTGACGTCTTTCCCGCCGATCAGGCCTGGCTCGGCCAGCACCTGCTGCCGCTGCTGAAGATCGACCTGGGCGTGCTGCGCCCGGAACTGGCCGGCCAGGTGGCGACGATGCTGTGCCCGATCGAACCCTACGACGGCTGCATCGGCGAGACCACCGAAGAGCACCACAACGATTTCACCGGCACCAACTGGATCGCCTTCGAACTGACCGCCGGCAACGAGATGCGCTTCCTCGGCAACGAGGGCTATTTCATTGGCGATGCGGCGCAGGACAAGGACGCGCAGGAGCACATCGCGCAGATGCGCGACAGCTACGCCAAGGCCCGCGATTACCATGCCACCCATGGCCGCCTCGCCTGCTACTCGCGCTACGGCAAGGGTGAGGCAAGCGAGCGCGATTACCTGGACACGCTGGGCGGACAGATTTCCTGCGGCAACTGGATCGAGACGGCTGACATCCCGAACGCCTTCACCCTGGAATTCACCGATGCCGCCAACGACCGGCATGCACCGGATGATGCGGAGCTGGCAATCATCCGCCGCGATGGCAACGCGTTCTTCGCGGTGGCCGAGGTGGCCGGCTACAACTGGTGCGCGACCGGCGCCGACGCGATCGTGATGCTGTACGAGCCGGAAAGCCGCACGGTGCTGTTCTCGTACGACTGGACGTAA
- a CDS encoding thioesterase family protein, protein MSSEHKILARIPISVRWRDMDSMGHVNNAKYISYLEEARVRWMLGVDGVSMTDRIAPVVAATNVNYRLPIVWPNDILVELFVERLGNSSVTIGHRIVDQQDESKLYSDGNVVVVWMDTQTGRSAPLPDAIRSAST, encoded by the coding sequence ATGAGCAGCGAACACAAGATCCTGGCCCGCATCCCGATCAGCGTGCGCTGGCGTGACATGGACAGCATGGGCCACGTCAACAACGCCAAGTACATTTCCTACCTGGAGGAAGCGCGCGTGCGCTGGATGCTGGGCGTGGACGGCGTATCGATGACCGACCGCATCGCACCGGTGGTGGCCGCGACCAACGTCAACTACCGGCTGCCGATCGTGTGGCCCAACGACATCCTGGTGGAACTGTTCGTCGAGCGCCTGGGCAACAGCAGCGTGACCATCGGCCACCGCATCGTCGACCAGCAGGATGAGTCGAAGCTGTACTCGGACGGCAACGTGGTGGTGGTGTGGATGGATACGCAGACCGGCAGGAGCGCGCCGCTGCCGGACGCAATCCGCAGCGCGTCGACCTGA
- the uvrA gene encoding excinuclease ABC subunit UvrA translates to MAMDFIRIRGARTHNLKNLDLDLPRDKLIVITGLSGSGKSSLAFDTIYAEGQRRYVESLSAYARQFLSVMEKPDLDHIEGLSPAISIEQKSTSHNPRSTVGTITEIYDYLRLLYARVGTPRCPDHGYPLEAQTVSQMVDQVLTLDPEQRYMLLAPVIRDRKGEHAQVFDQLRAQGFVRVRVDGELHEIDAVPPLALRQKHTIEAVIDRFRPREDIKQRLAESFETALKLGDGMASVQSLDTAETAPTLFSSKYSCPVCDYSLPELEPRLFSFNAPMGACPGCDGLGMAEFFDPSRVVVHPELSLAAGAVRGWDRRNAYYFQLIASLAKHYRFDVDATWNSLPQNVQQAVLYGSGDEAITFTYFTEAGGRTQRKHRFEGIIPNLERRYKETESPAVREELSKYISEQPCPECHGARLNKAARNVFVADRPLPELVVLPIDEALKFFSELSLPGWRGEIAAKIVKEIGERLGFLVDVGLDYLTLERKADTLSGGEAQRIRLASQIGAGLVGVMYVLDEPSIGLHQRDNERLLGTLTRLRDLGNTVIVVEHDEDAIRLADHVLDIGPGAGVHGGEIVGQGTLQDILEAPRSLTGQYLSGKRAIEIPARRHKPNPKMTLHLRGASGNNLKGVDLAIPSGLLTCVTGVSGSGKSTLINDTLFSLAANEINGSSHPIAPYKEIDGLDLFDKVVDIDQSPIGRTPRSNPATYTGLFTPLRELFAQVPEARARGYSPGRFSFNVRGGRCEACQGDGLIKVEMHFLPDVYVPCDVCHGKRYNRETLEILYKGFNINDVLEMTVEDALKLFEPVPSIARKLETLVDVGLSYIKLGQSATTLSGGEAQRVKLSKELSRRDTGRTLYILDEPTTGLHFHDIEALLGVLHKLRDEGNTVVVIEHNLDVIKTADWIVDLGPEGGHRGGTILVTGTPEDVAACPQSYTGQFLARMLPSTSARPDQPAAVANKPDARPPRKVKPEKPTKVAKKAVAAKSTGKASKSTTKKKDA, encoded by the coding sequence ATGGCGATGGATTTCATCCGCATCCGCGGCGCGCGGACGCACAACCTGAAGAACCTCGACCTCGACCTGCCCCGCGACAAGCTGATCGTGATCACCGGCCTGTCCGGCTCGGGCAAGTCCTCGCTGGCGTTCGACACCATCTATGCAGAAGGCCAGCGCCGCTACGTCGAGTCGCTGTCGGCCTACGCACGCCAGTTCCTGAGCGTGATGGAAAAGCCGGACCTGGACCACATCGAGGGCCTGTCCCCGGCAATCTCGATCGAGCAGAAGTCGACCTCGCACAACCCGCGTTCGACCGTCGGCACGATCACCGAGATCTACGATTACCTGCGCCTGCTGTACGCCCGCGTCGGCACCCCGCGCTGCCCGGACCACGGCTATCCGCTGGAAGCGCAGACGGTCAGCCAGATGGTCGACCAGGTACTGACCCTGGACCCGGAACAGCGCTACATGCTGCTGGCCCCGGTCATCCGCGACCGCAAGGGCGAGCACGCGCAGGTGTTCGACCAGCTGCGCGCGCAGGGCTTCGTGCGCGTGCGCGTGGATGGCGAGCTGCATGAAATCGATGCGGTGCCGCCGCTTGCACTGCGCCAGAAGCACACCATCGAGGCGGTGATCGACCGCTTCCGCCCGCGCGAGGACATCAAGCAGCGCCTGGCCGAGAGTTTCGAGACCGCGCTGAAACTCGGCGACGGCATGGCCTCGGTGCAGAGCCTGGACACGGCCGAGACCGCGCCGACCCTGTTCTCCTCCAAGTACTCCTGCCCGGTCTGCGATTACTCGCTGCCGGAGCTGGAACCGCGCCTGTTCTCGTTCAACGCGCCGATGGGCGCCTGCCCGGGCTGCGATGGCCTGGGCATGGCCGAATTCTTCGATCCTTCGCGCGTGGTGGTGCACCCCGAGCTGTCGCTGGCCGCCGGTGCGGTGCGCGGCTGGGATCGCCGCAACGCCTACTACTTCCAGCTGATCGCCTCGCTGGCCAAGCACTACAGGTTCGATGTCGACGCGACGTGGAACTCGCTGCCGCAGAACGTGCAGCAGGCCGTGCTGTACGGCAGTGGCGATGAAGCGATCACCTTCACCTACTTCACCGAAGCCGGTGGCCGCACCCAGCGCAAGCACCGCTTCGAAGGCATCATTCCCAACCTCGAGCGCCGCTACAAGGAAACCGAATCGCCGGCGGTGCGCGAGGAGCTGTCCAAGTACATCAGCGAACAGCCGTGCCCGGAATGCCATGGCGCGCGCCTGAACAAGGCGGCCCGCAACGTGTTCGTGGCCGACCGCCCGCTGCCGGAGCTGGTGGTGCTGCCGATCGACGAGGCGCTGAAGTTCTTCAGCGAACTGAGCCTGCCAGGCTGGCGTGGCGAGATCGCCGCGAAGATCGTCAAGGAAATCGGTGAGCGCCTCGGCTTCCTGGTCGATGTGGGCCTGGATTACCTGACCCTGGAGCGCAAGGCCGACACCCTGTCCGGTGGCGAGGCACAGCGCATCCGCCTGGCCAGCCAGATCGGTGCCGGCCTGGTCGGCGTGATGTACGTGCTCGACGAGCCGTCGATCGGCCTGCACCAGCGCGACAACGAGCGCCTGCTCGGCACCCTTACCCGCCTGCGCGACCTCGGCAACACGGTGATCGTGGTCGAGCATGACGAGGATGCGATCCGCCTGGCCGACCACGTGCTGGACATCGGCCCGGGCGCGGGCGTGCACGGCGGCGAGATCGTCGGCCAGGGCACCCTGCAGGACATCCTGGAGGCACCGCGCTCGCTGACCGGCCAGTACCTGTCGGGCAAGCGCGCGATCGAGATCCCCGCGCGCCGGCACAAGCCGAACCCGAAGATGACCCTGCACCTGCGCGGGGCCAGCGGCAACAACCTCAAGGGCGTGGACCTGGCGATTCCGTCGGGCCTGCTGACCTGCGTGACCGGTGTGTCCGGCTCCGGCAAGTCGACCCTGATCAACGACACCCTGTTCTCGCTGGCCGCCAACGAGATCAACGGTTCCTCGCACCCGATCGCCCCGTACAAGGAGATCGATGGCCTGGACCTGTTCGACAAGGTGGTGGACATCGACCAGTCGCCGATCGGCCGCACCCCGCGTTCGAACCCGGCCACCTACACCGGCCTGTTCACCCCCCTGCGCGAACTGTTCGCGCAGGTGCCCGAAGCGCGTGCGCGCGGCTACTCGCCGGGCCGTTTCAGCTTCAACGTGCGCGGTGGCCGCTGCGAAGCCTGCCAGGGCGACGGCCTGATCAAGGTCGAGATGCACTTCCTGCCGGACGTGTACGTGCCGTGCGATGTCTGCCATGGCAAGCGCTACAACCGCGAAACGCTGGAGATCCTGTACAAGGGCTTCAACATCAACGACGTGCTGGAAATGACCGTCGAGGATGCACTGAAGCTGTTCGAGCCGGTGCCGTCGATCGCACGCAAGCTGGAAACGCTGGTCGACGTCGGCCTGAGCTACATCAAGCTGGGCCAGAGCGCGACCACGCTGTCCGGTGGTGAAGCACAGCGTGTGAAGCTGTCCAAGGAACTGTCGCGCCGCGATACCGGCCGCACCCTGTACATCCTCGACGAACCGACCACCGGCCTGCACTTCCACGACATCGAAGCGCTGCTGGGCGTGCTGCACAAGCTGCGCGACGAAGGCAACACGGTGGTGGTGATCGAACACAACCTGGATGTGATCAAGACCGCCGACTGGATCGTCGACCTGGGTCCGGAAGGCGGCCACCGCGGTGGCACCATCCTGGTCACCGGCACGCCGGAAGACGTGGCGGCCTGCCCACAGTCGTACACCGGCCAGTTCCTTGCGCGCATGCTGCCGTCCACCAGCGCGCGCCCCGATCAGCCGGCCGCCGTGGCCAACAAGCCCGATGCGCGTCCGCCGCGCAAGGTGAAGCCTGAAAAGCCTACCAAGGTGGCGAAGAAGGCCGTGGCCGCCAAGAGCACCGGCAAGGCCAGCAAGAGCACGACGAAGAAGAAGGACGCCTGA
- the rplU gene encoding 50S ribosomal protein L21, which yields MYAVLVTGGKQYRVAQGEKLRIEKLEVEVGSEIKFDNILMLGDSDGVKLGDALKGAAVTAKVLSQGRADKVRIIKFRRRKHHMKRQGHRQYYTEIEITGIAG from the coding sequence ATGTACGCAGTACTGGTCACCGGCGGTAAGCAATACCGCGTGGCGCAGGGCGAAAAGCTCCGCATTGAAAAGCTCGAAGTCGAAGTCGGCAGCGAGATCAAGTTTGACAACATCCTGATGCTGGGTGACAGCGACGGCGTGAAGCTGGGCGATGCGCTGAAGGGCGCTGCCGTCACCGCCAAGGTCCTGTCCCAGGGTCGTGCTGACAAGGTCCGGATCATCAAGTTCCGTCGCCGCAAGCACCACATGAAGCGTCAGGGTCACCGTCAGTACTACACCGAAATCGAGATCACCGGCATCGCCGGCTAA
- the rpmA gene encoding 50S ribosomal protein L27, with protein sequence MAHKKGVGSSRNGRDSNPKYLGVKIFGGQAIEAGNIIVRQRGTQFHPGSGVGLGRDHTLFALVDGKVEFSVKGAKKRRTVSIVSADA encoded by the coding sequence ATGGCACATAAAAAGGGCGTAGGCTCCTCGCGCAACGGTCGCGACTCCAACCCGAAGTACCTGGGCGTCAAGATCTTCGGCGGCCAGGCCATCGAGGCCGGCAACATCATCGTGCGTCAGCGCGGCACCCAGTTCCACCCGGGTTCGGGCGTTGGCCTGGGCCGTGACCACACCCTGTTCGCCCTCGTGGACGGCAAGGTGGAGTTCTCGGTCAAGGGCGCCAAGAAGCGTCGCACCGTCAGCATCGTCTCGGCCGACGCCTGA